From candidate division WOR-3 bacterium, one genomic window encodes:
- a CDS encoding T9SS type A sorting domain-containing protein has protein sequence MKKVNILGNRIMIIIISLALCLLLPSLGFAQTEDSTITKLFRDSYYAIKSMRNANGVYIDALTVDTGVVDKPGCITANGIGLISLCIADSMYKKTGDSINWESDAESLVINTLSTLIAFKDSNRTNVKGFFPHWFDAESGKKAPGWGIEYSTIDNAIFAMGLIFCKNYFSSNISIAKKVDSLLMDFTAAISEDGRRLYMVLDSSGNRVEGTQKGPFNEYMIVAWLAKNVSPQNPGYTKSQLYWNIYYSDPKTDSIPKPIYWYYELLSDGGGFISHFISLFTYYYCHYFRNNDDYMEYFRNVRAADSLWWTKRYPGIDSYEWGLGAGEDPGGGSYSANAIDNNPRGIVSPHIIAGFIPVYPQSKNDLISLYNNVSPSVYSLPDDTSRKVLWRYSREDISLRCPYIQAVDFSTMLYGLASLPEYLGPNFFDTFNKIDTIFGNIETIDDSIHVDFRLEQNYPNPFKSATVIRYSLPHRCIVLLEIFNILGQHIQELVNSEQNAGYQEVTWHPNVSSGIYFYRIVAISTDNPSEQFVESKEMILLR, from the coding sequence ATGAAAAAAGTGAACATTTTAGGGAATAGAATTATGATTATCATTATATCATTAGCGCTATGCTTATTATTGCCTTCGTTAGGTTTTGCGCAGACGGAAGACTCGACAATAACAAAATTATTCAGAGATAGTTACTACGCCATCAAATCTATGCGAAATGCGAATGGGGTGTATATTGATGCTTTGACAGTTGACACAGGCGTTGTTGATAAACCTGGCTGTATTACAGCAAATGGGATAGGCTTAATTTCCCTTTGTATTGCTGATTCAATGTACAAAAAAACCGGCGATTCCATAAATTGGGAATCTGATGCTGAATCTTTAGTAATTAATACTTTATCTACACTTATTGCTTTTAAAGATTCTAATAGGACAAATGTTAAAGGTTTCTTCCCTCATTGGTTCGATGCAGAAAGCGGTAAGAAAGCTCCAGGGTGGGGAATTGAATATAGTACAATCGATAACGCCATCTTTGCTATGGGATTGATATTTTGTAAGAACTATTTTTCAAGTAATATATCAATTGCCAAGAAAGTCGACTCGTTACTAATGGATTTTACGGCTGCAATATCTGAAGACGGGCGTCGTTTATATATGGTTCTGGATTCAAGTGGGAATAGGGTTGAAGGCACTCAGAAAGGACCTTTTAATGAATATATGATTGTTGCTTGGTTGGCAAAAAATGTATCCCCTCAAAATCCTGGTTATACAAAATCACAATTATATTGGAATATCTATTACAGCGATCCGAAAACAGACTCTATTCCAAAGCCTATTTATTGGTACTATGAACTATTATCCGATGGAGGAGGATTTATTTCGCATTTTATTTCCCTGTTTACTTACTATTATTGCCATTATTTTAGAAATAATGATGATTATATGGAATACTTCAGGAATGTACGCGCAGCTGACTCATTATGGTGGACTAAAAGATACCCCGGAATTGATAGTTACGAATGGGGTTTAGGAGCTGGCGAAGATCCAGGGGGCGGTTCTTACTCAGCTAATGCTATTGATAATAATCCGCGAGGGATTGTCTCACCGCACATAATCGCGGGATTTATCCCCGTATATCCACAAAGCAAAAATGATTTGATATCTCTCTACAATAATGTAAGTCCTTCTGTATATAGTCTTCCAGATGATACTTCCAGAAAAGTGTTATGGAGATATAGTCGCGAAGATATCTCTCTAAGATGTCCTTATATTCAGGCAGTCGACTTTTCTACTATGCTATATGGGCTTGCATCATTGCCAGAATATCTGGGTCCCAATTTCTTTGATACTTTTAATAAAATTGATACAATCTTTGGTAATATTGAAACAATCGATGATTCTATTCACGTAGACTTTCGTTTAGAGCAAAATTATCCAAATCCATTCAAATCAGCGACAGTTATTCGTTATTCGCTTCCCCATCGCTGTATAGTTCTATTGGAAATTTTTAACATACTTGGACAGCACATACAGGAACTTGTAAATTCCGAACAAAATGCCGGTTATCAAGAAGTAACTTGGCATCCAAATGTTTCTTCTGGTATTTATTTTTATCGTATTGTAGCTATTTCAACCGACAATCCAAGTGAGCAGTTTGTAGAGAGCAAAGAAATGATATTACTCAGATGA